The Metarhizium brunneum chromosome 3, complete sequence DNA window GTCTTTATCGGACTTACCCTCGGTACCACCGGGTCGGATGATTTGAAGGTTCTTCTCGTCGTCCTTGTTTTCCATCAAATGTTCGAGGGTCTTGGTTTAGGGTCCCGAATCGCTGTTGCCGAATGGCCTGAAAGTAAACAGTGGTTGCCATATGTCCTGGCTGTTGGGTTCGCTCTCTCCACTCCTGTAGGTGTTGCAGCTGGTGTTGGTGCTAAACCAGCAAACGCTGCCACTCAGAAACTTGTTAACGGCATTTTTGACTCCATTTCCGCTGGAATTCTCATGTACACAGGACTGGTCGAGCTTTTGGCTCACGAATTCATGTTCAACCCTCACATGCGCCGGGCTCCGCTGAAGATCCAGTTGTTTGCCTTTGGATGTATTGCCTTTGGTGTCACGGTGATGGCATTGTTGGCAAAGTGGGCTTAGATGTATCATGTCGGGCTCTCAAGAGCACGATATAATCGAGGGACGTGTTAATTGGAAGAGAGCATATTGGATATGAACGGGCACATGTTGGGTGCAATCTATACCCACCCTGAAAGAAATAATACCTTTGATAGAATCTGAATTTTAAGCGAACTGCACATTCTACCTCAACAGTTGGTTTTCATACATGTTGAAACATTTGTGAAGCAAAGAACACGTAGATCATGTATTCGCACATGGCACACTACGCTATGATATGTTGCAGCATCGTAATAGAATTGAAACTTCATATAACGAAGTGAATTAATCCCACACCGAAATTCAAACCACCATTAGGGCCAGTAATTAAAAAGATGCATCCTAGTAGTAGCCTGAGGAGTGAACCCGATTGTTGGTCCTCAGCTTGCACGTACTCACTGGACGTAGTTGCCGTGGACCCACCTGCACCGTGCGTGCGATGTTTTTGCAAATATAGACTGTCCGCACACACGGTGCTTAGTCACTCTGAGCGCCATGGCCCCACTAGGGCCGCAAGCCCTAGCCTCAATCGAAAAAGTTCACCCACCCAGACATGCACCTCCAAGAGCATTCGTAGACCTCACGCTTCGACAATCTCGTACCCGACGCAACTCCTCACAACCACCCGTCCACCCTCAACACCGTGAAAATGACTGGCGGTATTTCTGTGCGCGACGTTGATGTAGGTCCTCCCTGAACTCAATATCCCTTGATGCACCGAGAGCAGAACAAAGCACGTTGGTCCAATTTCAGGACTCTTCTCGAGATGCGTTAAGCGATGATATTACCTCCCCCATCAACAGTCCCTCGCGACTTCTGAGACCCGCAAACCCAAGACGAATAGACAACCTCTTGCGACCTCTGCTACAAACAATGTGGACTGCGCTGAGCTGTTTCGCCCCGCCGCAGATTGGATCTTCAATACTTGAAAAGCAATGTATTTGAGCCCGCTGCGGCGGCTGGACGGGTAGCCGTTCCGTTGGGACTAGTAGATTTCGAGGCTGAAAAGGAAGATTGGGAATTGAGGAGCAGGCGCGAGGGAGTCGCAAGACTTCTGAAGACGGAATATGCTAATGGGTTTCTTTGTCTCCAGGCGCAAAAGTTCATCAACGCCTATGCTGCGTTCTTGAAGCGTCAGGGCAAGCTGCCCATTCCCGGTATGTTTTTTGATCCAGCCCAAGAACAAGCCTGGCTTCTCTCAACGAGTCATTTCTAACgagggccttttttttcattcaCTCAGGTTGGGTCGATACCGTCAAGACTGGTCCCGCCAAGGAGCTGCCCCCCCAGAACATTGACTGGTTCTACGTCCGCGCCGCCTCTGTCGCCCGCCACGTCTACCTCCGCAAGACTGTCGGAGTCGGCCGCCTTCGCAAGGTCCACGGCACCGCCAAGAACCGCGGCGCCCGCCCCTCCAAGCACATCGACGCCTCTGGCTCCGTCGACCGCAAGATCCTCCAGGCCCTCGAGAAGATTGGCGTCCTCGAGCaggacgaggagaagggTGGCCGCCGCATCACACAGTCTGGCCAGCGTGATCTGGACCGTATCGCCCAGACCActgccgaggccgacgaggaggatgaggatgaggagtAAATTGTAATAAAAAACACCAAATTACAATCCGCGCAGAAGTTTCAACGGAAACTGGTTTACACTGAACCAAGGCCTGAGGAGACAATTTTGGAAGCTTTTTGCTGAATAAAAAAGATGGTTGTGTCTCTTTTCCGGGAATGAGTGGCATGGCGTGGGCTTTGGGCGTCTTGGTCTTAGATTTACACGTATGAATGAGATTCCCCCGACTTTGGGTCATTCGGTTGATCAATTAGACCCGTCCACGTTATGAGTCTTCTCTCCGTAACTGATATGCTGTGACTGTTGTTGGATGTATGAGCCGGCTTCCTCGGCGGTTCGTTTTGAATCATGGCAACGTCTTTGCCGCTATTAGGCATCTCGCCCAACGTGTCATTTATTCGCAGCTGCTAAACAGTGGCAAGCGGCTGATTCTctgctcaacaccatggaAGCCAGGTGTAGACATTACGCACAGCTGCATCTGTTATCACACCTACCACGTTACTATGACTTTTCGTCTTATATTTTCCCTTGGCAGCTGCGGCAGCTGCAAAAGGTCTTTCGCCCgcttacctaggtagctgTATATATTCACACTTCTCACGACCTTCAAGATGCCTTGCTTTCTTCCTTTAGCTACCACCACTAGATCGGCCTTTAATTCGTCAACCTCGTCACTCCGGGCATCAATCTTGTTCCCCTTGTTTTGATTTCGTCATTTGTACCAGTGTATAGTACTTCCCAGTGTCGTTCTGGTTCGTGTCAGGTCCGCCCAACTTTGTCGTCATCTCCAAGAAAGCGCATCCATCGCCCACGCTGCGGCTCACCACACGCCGTTGCCCAACTCTATGCAAAAAACACATCACTGTAAAACAAGACACCGTATACTGCTCACAGCCCAACGCATCAGTCTCATCTCAAAAGACAATCTAGCCCATCTCGCCCGCTCCTCGCTCCCACCATCTCAGCAACACCAGAGacatcaccatggccaccgacCATGCTCCCCCTCCACCAGGCACGCCTCCAAGCGAAGTTCCCACGCCCGGGTTCGACAGAAAATTCGAATCCACCGAAGAAACATTCTACTTCTACCACGTCATCGACACTGAAAAGGCAACGTTGCAATGCCAGGTTCTCGGGCCCAACGTGTCCAACACCTTCTCCCACACCGGGGCAATAACGCACTACAAGGCGTCTGACATTGAATTCGCTCTCGCCCGCAAAACGGCGGGCTTCCTCGCGCTCCTCCAGCCGGGCACCAGCCCGTCCCGCACGATCCTCGCATGGGCGGAGAGCGGCCACGGGCACAACCCCCGCGGGGACTTCCTGGAGCCGAAATCCTCCGTCCTCTCAAACAGGCGCTGGACGGCGCGCGCCATGAGGCTCGCCAGGGAAATTGGCATCAACATGGGCCACCCGTACGACCGGCTCaccctcggcggcaaggtGGGCATGTTCCGCGCCTCCCACGTGGAGGTGAAGCTCGCCGTCCACGCCGTCTACATACTGCTCAAGATGGCCGCGATGCCTACGGATCGCGTGACCAAGGCGGATCTGAAGAGGCTGCGGGGGAGGGCGTGGTGCGGCGGCGCGAGGCCCCGGTTCGAGATTTACTTTTCCAAGAAGAACTGCCGCGCGTGCGCCCAGTACGTCCGGCGGCTGGAGGAACTGACAGGCGCGGAGATTACGCTCTGTTGGAAGGAGAGGCTGGTCAAGATTGAGTATCCCAAGAGCAAGATGGGGTCGGTGGAAGATGCCCAGAGGGAGGTCATACCCGTGGAGGGCTCGGAGAGCGAGgaacaggcacaggcacaggaGCAGGAGGACGTGAATGAGATGCCGATG harbors:
- the rps19 gene encoding 40S ribosomal protein S19, coding for MTGGISVRDVDAQKFINAYAAFLKRQGKLPIPGWVDTVKTGPAKELPPQNIDWFYVRAASVARHVYLRKTVGVGRLRKVHGTAKNRGARPSKHIDASGSVDRKILQALEKIGVLEQDEEKGGRRITQSGQRDLDRIAQTTAEADEEDEDEE